From Pedobacter africanus, the proteins below share one genomic window:
- a CDS encoding RNA polymerase sigma factor, which translates to MLAYKSYTDRELLDCLKSGDRAAFAEIYERYWKTMYFHALKMLGDEDDAKDLVQELFASVWARAASIPFNNNLSGYLYITARNKIINLIQQRKVRRDYLSGLAAFAEEASNGTIERIDEKELLLIVEKEIQALPYKMRQVFELSRKQYLSHKEIADELDISDKTVKKQIGYAIRMIKLKLDVLTRVVLLFIFFQ; encoded by the coding sequence ATGCTGGCCTACAAATCATATACTGATCGGGAACTGCTGGATTGCTTAAAATCAGGAGACCGTGCCGCTTTCGCTGAAATCTACGAACGGTATTGGAAGACTATGTATTTTCATGCATTAAAAATGCTGGGGGATGAGGACGATGCCAAAGACCTGGTGCAGGAACTTTTTGCTTCGGTATGGGCCAGGGCAGCCAGTATTCCTTTTAACAACAACCTTTCCGGTTACCTGTACATCACCGCCAGGAACAAGATCATTAACCTGATACAGCAAAGGAAAGTGCGCCGGGATTATTTAAGCGGATTAGCCGCCTTTGCCGAGGAGGCCAGTAACGGCACCATAGAGCGGATAGATGAAAAAGAGCTGCTGCTGATCGTTGAAAAAGAAATTCAGGCCCTTCCCTATAAAATGCGCCAGGTGTTTGAACTGAGCCGCAAACAATACCTTTCCCATAAGGAAATTGCAGACGAACTGGATATTTCCGATAAAACGGTAAAGAAGCAGATTGGTTATGCCATAAGGATGATCAAGCTGAAACTGGATGTGCTGACCAGGGTTGTGCTCCTCTTTATTTTCTTTCAATAA